A part of Pseudoliparis swirei isolate HS2019 ecotype Mariana Trench chromosome 8, NWPU_hadal_v1, whole genome shotgun sequence genomic DNA contains:
- the cc2d1b gene encoding coiled-coil and C2 domain-containing protein 1B isoform X2 translates to MFGKKKRAPPPRGQGAAAAKQMGLFVDLDPEEMMMGMEGSVDDPDLEAELAAITGSKAAAGGRAKQKGKSPLHMEDIARMADECMKDDDEDDDDSNLEDDEDLLAELQEVVGEEEDEDVVPVSSTPSATASQAETTEPTQPDVKVPPAAPGSLQHTLEERACMYKTAVEHAKTSGETSKARRYDRGLKTLQSMLAGIKKGRPVNEAEIPPPVATGAPSAASQPAVPRRPAPPVPSPPEPTSSDQQGESEATPAVPEILTPSSEEEHSSSATLSPLSTVPSPEEQTSPTDANELTKTLLLERQKEYKMAALRAKKQGDVEQARLHFMTSKRFDVMIEALEKGQAVDLGGLPPSPQGGGSAPVREPPSGPKIDVTQLVTAAPAAAPTSAPSAPRDVLEALEQRRAKYVEASNQAKASGDDRKARMHDRIAKQYQSAIRAHKAGKAVNFEELPVPHGFPPIPGQKATGAEQGFIAALEAADKLSSTDDAEIGNEEEDEEKEEESKPAAPEGPKKPLLDVPPAGQGRKRTPSASPDRTAAREGLSPSAAQQLDFLEGRRKQYMKAALQAKQRSDMEQAKIFLRTAKGFEPMIEAARGGRSVDISAVPSPPGDEDEDFILVHHSEVQISEKAEQLYTQLAKILKEQHEKCMTHSKQFTHLGNVTETTRFEKMAESCKKSLEVLKLAQSRGLPPPLHHFEERSFHTVRIFPDLSSSDLVVIIVKGMNLPAPSGIQTNDLDAFVKFDFPYPSAEQPQRHKTAVIKNTNAPEYNQSFTLSINRNHRGFRRVVTSKGLKLELLHKGGFLRSDKPIGTALVKLEKLESQSEIREIVEVMDGRKATGGRVEVKIRLREPLSGQDMQKSTERWLVIDQSQVLV, encoded by the exons atgtttggtaaaaagaagagagcGCCACCGCCCAGAGGCCAGGGCGCTGCTGCAGCCAAGCAG ATGGGTCTGTTTGTAGACCTGGACCCCGAGGAGATGATGATGGGTATGGAGGGGAGCGTGGATGACCCGGACTTGGAGGCTGAACTGGCCGCTATTACTGGGAGTAAAGCTGCGGCTGGAGGAAGAGCCAAGCAGAAGGGGAAAA gCCCGTTGCACATGGAAGACATCGCAAGAATGGCCGACGAGTGTATGAAAGATgacgatgaggatgatgatgacagTAACCTTGAAGACGACGAAGATCTTTTG GCGGAGCTACAGGAAGTGGTgggtgaggaggaagatgaggatgtTGTACCCGTTTCCTCTACACCCTCCGCCACTGCTTCTCAAGCTGAAACGACAGAGCCGACGCAG CCGGACGTGAAGGTCCCCCCCGCGGCGCCTGGCAGCCTCCAACACACCCTGGAAGAGAGAGCGTGCATGTACAAGACGGCTGTGGAACACGCCAAAACTTCAGGGGAGACGTCCAAAGCCCGGAGATACGATCGCGGCCTGAAG ACTCTTCAGTCGATGTTGGCGGGTATTAAAAAAGGGAGACCCGTGAACGAGGCAGAGATCCCTCCTCCTGTAGCCACTGGAGCCCCGAGTGCCGCCTCTCAGCCTGCCGTTCCCCGTCGACCGGCCCCCCCTGTGCCCTCGCCCCCTGAACCCACATCTTCAGATCAGCAGGGCGAGTCAGAGGCCACGCCCGCTGTGCCGGAGATCCTCACCCCCAGCAGTGAGGAGGAGCACTCGTCCTCTGCCACCCTGTCCCCTCTGAGCACCGTCCCATCTCCAGAGGAGCAGACCAGTCCGACCGATG CGAACGAGTTGACCAAGACGTTGCTTTTGGAGAGGCAGAAAGAATACAAGATGGCAGCTCTGAGAGCCAAGAAGCAGGGAGATGTGGAGCAAGCCCGACTTCACTTCATGACCAGCAAG AGATTCGATGTGATGATTGAGGCGTTGGAGAAAGGACAAGCAGTGGACCTGGGtggcctccctccatctccccagG GAGGAGGCTCTGCTCCAGTGAGGGAACCTCCCTCAGGACCAAAGATAGATGTCACCCAACTGGTTACAGCAGCTCCAG CCGCTGCACCCACATCGGCCCCTTCAGCTCCCAGAGACGTGCTGGAGGCTCTGGAGCAAAGACGAGCCAAGTACGTGGAGGCGTCCAATCAGGCCAAAGCCAGCGGAGACGACCGCAAAGCTCGGATGCACGACCGAATCGCCAAG caaTACCAGAGCGCCATCCGAGCTCACAAAGCAGGGAAAGCGGTCAACTTTGAGGAGCTGCCAGTTCCCCATG GTTTTCCTCCGATCCCGGGCCAGAAGGCGACGGGGGCTGAGCAGGGATTCATTGCTGCTCTGGAGGCAGCAGATAAACTTTCCTCCACTGATGATGCTGAAAtaggaaatgaagaagaagatgaggagaaggaggaggag TCCAAGCCTGCAGCTCCAGAAGGGCCGAAGAAGCCCCTGCTGGACGTCCCCCCCGCAGGGCAAGGAAGGAAAAGGACTCCGTCAGCTTCGCCTGACCGAACCGCCGCCAGGGAAGGACTGTCACCATCGG CGGCTCAGCAGCTGGACTTTCTGGAGGGCCGGAGGAAGCAGTACATGAAGGCGGCGCTCCAGGCGAAGCAGAGAAGCGATATGGAGCAGGCCAAGATCTTCCTCCGCACTGCCAAGGGCTTCGAACCCATGATCGAGGCGGCCCGCGGCGGCAGGAGCGTGGACATCAGTGCG GTGccgtcgccccctggtgacgAAGACGAGGACTTCATCCTGGTTCATCACAGCGAGGTGCAGATCTCGGAGAAGGCGGAGCAGCTTTACACACAACTGGCCAAGATCCTGAAAGAGCAGCACGAG AAATGTATGACTCACTCCAAGCAGTTCACACACCTGGGCAACGTCACCGAAACAACAAG gtTTGAGAAGATGGCGGAGAGTTGTAAAAAGAGTCTGGAGGTCCTGAAGCTGGCTCAGTCCAGaggtctgcctcctcctcttcatcactttgaGGAGAGATCTTTTCACACTGTCAG GATATTCCCAGACCTGAGCAGCAGCGACTTGGTCGTCATCATCGTCAAAGGGATGAATCTTCCGGCTCCGAGTG gAATTCAAACAAACGATCTGGATGCCTTCGTGAAGTTCGACTTCCCGTACCCCAGCGCG GAGCAGCcgcagagacacaaaacagccGTCATCAAGAACACCAACGCCCCGG AGTACAACCAGAGCTTCACTCTGTCAATCAATCGAAACCACCGCGGCTTCAGGAGGGTGGTGACGTCGAAAGGCTTGAAGCTGGAGCTGCTGCACAAAGG CGGCTTCCTGCGGAGCGACAAGCCGATCGGGACGGCCCTCGTGAAGCTGGAAAAACTGGAGTCGCAGAGTGAAATCAGGGAGATTGTCGAG GTGATGGACGGTCGCAAAGCCACAGGAGGTCGCGTGGAAGTGAAGATCCGGCTGCGGGAGCCTCTGAGCGGGCAGGACATGCAGAAGAGCACCGAGCGCTGGCTGGTGATCGACCAATCACAG GTTCTCGTTTAG
- the cc2d1b gene encoding coiled-coil and C2 domain-containing protein 1B isoform X1 produces the protein MFGKKKRAPPPRGQGAAAAKQMGLFVDLDPEEMMMGMEGSVDDPDLEAELAAITGSKAAAGGRAKQKGKSPLHMEDIARMADECMKDDDEDDDDSNLEDDEDLLAELQEVVGEEEDEDVVPVSSTPSATASQAETTEPTQQPDVKVPPAAPGSLQHTLEERACMYKTAVEHAKTSGETSKARRYDRGLKTLQSMLAGIKKGRPVNEAEIPPPVATGAPSAASQPAVPRRPAPPVPSPPEPTSSDQQGESEATPAVPEILTPSSEEEHSSSATLSPLSTVPSPEEQTSPTDANELTKTLLLERQKEYKMAALRAKKQGDVEQARLHFMTSKRFDVMIEALEKGQAVDLGGLPPSPQGGGSAPVREPPSGPKIDVTQLVTAAPAAAPTSAPSAPRDVLEALEQRRAKYVEASNQAKASGDDRKARMHDRIAKQYQSAIRAHKAGKAVNFEELPVPHGFPPIPGQKATGAEQGFIAALEAADKLSSTDDAEIGNEEEDEEKEEESKPAAPEGPKKPLLDVPPAGQGRKRTPSASPDRTAAREGLSPSAAQQLDFLEGRRKQYMKAALQAKQRSDMEQAKIFLRTAKGFEPMIEAARGGRSVDISAVPSPPGDEDEDFILVHHSEVQISEKAEQLYTQLAKILKEQHEKCMTHSKQFTHLGNVTETTRFEKMAESCKKSLEVLKLAQSRGLPPPLHHFEERSFHTVRIFPDLSSSDLVVIIVKGMNLPAPSGIQTNDLDAFVKFDFPYPSAEQPQRHKTAVIKNTNAPEYNQSFTLSINRNHRGFRRVVTSKGLKLELLHKGGFLRSDKPIGTALVKLEKLESQSEIREIVEVMDGRKATGGRVEVKIRLREPLSGQDMQKSTERWLVIDQSQVLV, from the exons atgtttggtaaaaagaagagagcGCCACCGCCCAGAGGCCAGGGCGCTGCTGCAGCCAAGCAG ATGGGTCTGTTTGTAGACCTGGACCCCGAGGAGATGATGATGGGTATGGAGGGGAGCGTGGATGACCCGGACTTGGAGGCTGAACTGGCCGCTATTACTGGGAGTAAAGCTGCGGCTGGAGGAAGAGCCAAGCAGAAGGGGAAAA gCCCGTTGCACATGGAAGACATCGCAAGAATGGCCGACGAGTGTATGAAAGATgacgatgaggatgatgatgacagTAACCTTGAAGACGACGAAGATCTTTTG GCGGAGCTACAGGAAGTGGTgggtgaggaggaagatgaggatgtTGTACCCGTTTCCTCTACACCCTCCGCCACTGCTTCTCAAGCTGAAACGACAGAGCCGACGCAG CAGCCGGACGTGAAGGTCCCCCCCGCGGCGCCTGGCAGCCTCCAACACACCCTGGAAGAGAGAGCGTGCATGTACAAGACGGCTGTGGAACACGCCAAAACTTCAGGGGAGACGTCCAAAGCCCGGAGATACGATCGCGGCCTGAAG ACTCTTCAGTCGATGTTGGCGGGTATTAAAAAAGGGAGACCCGTGAACGAGGCAGAGATCCCTCCTCCTGTAGCCACTGGAGCCCCGAGTGCCGCCTCTCAGCCTGCCGTTCCCCGTCGACCGGCCCCCCCTGTGCCCTCGCCCCCTGAACCCACATCTTCAGATCAGCAGGGCGAGTCAGAGGCCACGCCCGCTGTGCCGGAGATCCTCACCCCCAGCAGTGAGGAGGAGCACTCGTCCTCTGCCACCCTGTCCCCTCTGAGCACCGTCCCATCTCCAGAGGAGCAGACCAGTCCGACCGATG CGAACGAGTTGACCAAGACGTTGCTTTTGGAGAGGCAGAAAGAATACAAGATGGCAGCTCTGAGAGCCAAGAAGCAGGGAGATGTGGAGCAAGCCCGACTTCACTTCATGACCAGCAAG AGATTCGATGTGATGATTGAGGCGTTGGAGAAAGGACAAGCAGTGGACCTGGGtggcctccctccatctccccagG GAGGAGGCTCTGCTCCAGTGAGGGAACCTCCCTCAGGACCAAAGATAGATGTCACCCAACTGGTTACAGCAGCTCCAG CCGCTGCACCCACATCGGCCCCTTCAGCTCCCAGAGACGTGCTGGAGGCTCTGGAGCAAAGACGAGCCAAGTACGTGGAGGCGTCCAATCAGGCCAAAGCCAGCGGAGACGACCGCAAAGCTCGGATGCACGACCGAATCGCCAAG caaTACCAGAGCGCCATCCGAGCTCACAAAGCAGGGAAAGCGGTCAACTTTGAGGAGCTGCCAGTTCCCCATG GTTTTCCTCCGATCCCGGGCCAGAAGGCGACGGGGGCTGAGCAGGGATTCATTGCTGCTCTGGAGGCAGCAGATAAACTTTCCTCCACTGATGATGCTGAAAtaggaaatgaagaagaagatgaggagaaggaggaggag TCCAAGCCTGCAGCTCCAGAAGGGCCGAAGAAGCCCCTGCTGGACGTCCCCCCCGCAGGGCAAGGAAGGAAAAGGACTCCGTCAGCTTCGCCTGACCGAACCGCCGCCAGGGAAGGACTGTCACCATCGG CGGCTCAGCAGCTGGACTTTCTGGAGGGCCGGAGGAAGCAGTACATGAAGGCGGCGCTCCAGGCGAAGCAGAGAAGCGATATGGAGCAGGCCAAGATCTTCCTCCGCACTGCCAAGGGCTTCGAACCCATGATCGAGGCGGCCCGCGGCGGCAGGAGCGTGGACATCAGTGCG GTGccgtcgccccctggtgacgAAGACGAGGACTTCATCCTGGTTCATCACAGCGAGGTGCAGATCTCGGAGAAGGCGGAGCAGCTTTACACACAACTGGCCAAGATCCTGAAAGAGCAGCACGAG AAATGTATGACTCACTCCAAGCAGTTCACACACCTGGGCAACGTCACCGAAACAACAAG gtTTGAGAAGATGGCGGAGAGTTGTAAAAAGAGTCTGGAGGTCCTGAAGCTGGCTCAGTCCAGaggtctgcctcctcctcttcatcactttgaGGAGAGATCTTTTCACACTGTCAG GATATTCCCAGACCTGAGCAGCAGCGACTTGGTCGTCATCATCGTCAAAGGGATGAATCTTCCGGCTCCGAGTG gAATTCAAACAAACGATCTGGATGCCTTCGTGAAGTTCGACTTCCCGTACCCCAGCGCG GAGCAGCcgcagagacacaaaacagccGTCATCAAGAACACCAACGCCCCGG AGTACAACCAGAGCTTCACTCTGTCAATCAATCGAAACCACCGCGGCTTCAGGAGGGTGGTGACGTCGAAAGGCTTGAAGCTGGAGCTGCTGCACAAAGG CGGCTTCCTGCGGAGCGACAAGCCGATCGGGACGGCCCTCGTGAAGCTGGAAAAACTGGAGTCGCAGAGTGAAATCAGGGAGATTGTCGAG GTGATGGACGGTCGCAAAGCCACAGGAGGTCGCGTGGAAGTGAAGATCCGGCTGCGGGAGCCTCTGAGCGGGCAGGACATGCAGAAGAGCACCGAGCGCTGGCTGGTGATCGACCAATCACAG GTTCTCGTTTAG